From Candidatus Hydrogenedentota bacterium, the proteins below share one genomic window:
- a CDS encoding nitronate monooxygenase: MFQTKITQMLNIDYPILQGGMQWLSKAELVSAVSNAGGLGFLSAASFSKIELLRDEIHKTRDLTDRPFGVNISMLPVLMPGDLTDAYVDLVCEEAIPVVETAGRNPEPYVEKLKSAGVKLFHKVPAVRFAHKAESIGVDAVIVVGFECGGHPGMDDVPSLILVPKAARELSVPVIAAGGFCDGAGLVAALALGAEAVLMGTRFMATTESPMHDNFKRWMVQAQETDTMLVERSIRNAMRVINNDAARVVAKMEAEGAGVDELLPVIAGKVSHEAYLNGDINQAAIACGQAVGRIEEIKTAAAVIQEIVDEARVVMQRLGDYTVA, from the coding sequence ATGTTTCAGACAAAAATCACCCAAATGCTCAATATTGACTACCCCATTTTACAGGGCGGTATGCAATGGCTGTCCAAAGCTGAGCTGGTTTCCGCTGTGTCCAATGCGGGCGGGCTCGGTTTCCTTTCTGCCGCTTCTTTTTCAAAGATAGAATTGCTTCGCGATGAAATCCACAAAACCAGAGACCTGACAGATCGCCCTTTCGGTGTCAACATATCCATGTTGCCCGTATTGATGCCCGGCGATCTTACCGATGCCTATGTGGACTTGGTTTGCGAAGAAGCTATACCGGTGGTCGAAACAGCTGGCCGAAACCCGGAACCTTATGTTGAAAAACTTAAAAGCGCAGGCGTGAAATTATTCCACAAAGTACCGGCGGTACGCTTCGCGCATAAGGCGGAATCTATAGGTGTTGACGCTGTTATTGTGGTGGGCTTCGAATGCGGCGGTCATCCCGGTATGGACGATGTTCCCTCGCTGATTCTTGTGCCCAAAGCGGCGCGGGAATTGAGTGTGCCCGTTATCGCGGCCGGAGGTTTTTGTGACGGCGCAGGTCTTGTCGCCGCCCTTGCTTTAGGGGCCGAAGCGGTGCTCATGGGTACGCGCTTTATGGCGACCACAGAAAGTCCCATGCATGATAATTTCAAGCGGTGGATGGTGCAGGCGCAAGAAACCGATACCATGCTTGTGGAACGGTCTATTCGAAATGCTATGCGTGTGATCAACAATGATGCTGCCAGAGTAGTGGCGAAGATGGAAGCGGAAGGCGCGGGCGTGGATGAACTCTTGCCCGTCATTGCGGGCAAAGTCAGCCATGAAGCCTATCTCAACGGAGACATCAACCAAGCTGCCATCGCCTGCGGACAGGCGGTGGGACGCATCGAAGAAATCAAAACGGCAGCAGCAGTGATCCAAGAGATCGTGGATGAGGCGCGTGTGGTAATGCAGCGCTTAGGAGATTATACAGTCGCTTAA